From the Euphorbia lathyris chromosome 6, ddEupLath1.1, whole genome shotgun sequence genome, one window contains:
- the LOC136232531 gene encoding AP-2 complex subunit mu yields MPVAASAIYFLNLRGDVLINRLYRDDVGGNMVDAFRMHIMQTKELGTCPVRQIGGCSFFYMRISNVYIVIVVSSNANVACAFKFVVEAVALFKSYFGGAFDEDAIRNNFVLIYELLDEIMDFGYPQNLSPEILKLYITQEGVRSPFSSKPTDKPVPNATLQVTGAVGWRREGLVYKKNEVFLDIVESVNLLMSSKGSVLRCDVTGKILMKCFLSGMPDLKLGLNDKIGLEKESQLKSRPAKSGKTIELDDVTFHQCVNLTRFNSEKTVSFVPPDGEFELMKYRITEGVNLPFRVLPTIKELGRTRMEVNVKVKSVFGAKMFALGVVIKIPVPKQTAKTSFQVTSGRAKYNAAIDCLVWKIRKFPGQTEPTLSAEVELISTMTEKKSWTRPPIQMEFQVPMFTASGLRVRFLKVWEKSGYNTVEWVRYITKAGSYEIRC; encoded by the exons ATGCCGGTGGCTGCTTCTGCTATCTATTTCTTAAATCTTAGAGGGGATGTCCTCATCAATCGTCTCTATCGAGATGATGTCGG TGGAAACATGGTGGATGCATTTCGAATGCATATAATGCAAACAAAAGAACTTGGCACATGCCCGGTGCGACAGATTGGAGGTTGCTCGTTCTTTTACATGAGAATTAGCAATGTTTATATTGTGATTGTTGTCAGCAGCAATGCGAACGTAGCATGTGCTTTCAAGTTTGTTGTTGAG GCTGTTGCATTGTTCAAATCATACTTTGGCGGGGCttttgatgaagatgccatCAGGAATAATTTTGTCCTGATTTATGAGCTTCTTGATG AAATCATGGACTTTGGTTATCCCCAAAATTTGTCCCCTGAGATTTTAAAGCTTTACATCACTCAAGAAGGAGTGCGCTCACCGTTTTCATCCAAG CCTACAGATAAACCTGTACCAAATGCAACATTGCAAGTCACAGGTGCTGTTGGATGGCGAAGAGAGGGCCTCGTTTATAAAAAGAATGAG GTATTTCTGGATATTGTGGAAAGTGTAAATCTCCTCATGTCTTCAAAAG GCAGTGTTTTACGTTGTGATGTAACTGGGAAGATTCTTATGAAGTGTTTCCTTTCTGGGATGCCTGATTTGAAATTGGGCTTAAATGATAAAATTGGCCTCGAGAAAGAGTCGCAACTAAAATCTCGTCCTGCTAAAAG TGGTAAAACAATTGAGCTTGATGATGTTACTTTCCACCAATGTGTAAATTTGACAAGGTTCAACTCAGAAAAGACTGTTAGTTTTGTGCCACCAGATGGTGAATTTGAGTTAATGAA GTATCGTATCACTGAGGGAGTTAATCTTCCATTTCGTGTCTTGCCAACAATCAAGGAACTTGGTCGAACACGGATGGAAGTGAATGTTAAG GTGAAGAGTGTCTTTGGTGCAAAAATGTTTGCACTTGGAGTCGTCATCAAAATTCCTGTACCCAAACAGACGGCTAAAACAAGCTTCCAAGTCACATCAGGTCGAGCAAAGTACAATGCTGCAATTGATTGCTTGGTTTGGAA AATACGAAAATTTCCTGGACAAACTGAGCCAACCTTGAGTGCAGAAGTTGAGTTGATTTCTACAATGACAGAAAAGAAGTCTTGGACAAGGCCACCAATTCAAATGGAGTTCCAG GTTCCGATGTTTACTGCATCTGGTTTACGTGTTCGTTTTCTTAAG GTATGGGAGAAGAGCGGGTACAACACAGTTGAGTGGGTCCGGTATATTACTAAAGCCGGGTCGTACGAGATTAGGTGCTAG